In the Ramlibacter tataouinensis TTB310 genome, one interval contains:
- a CDS encoding HAD family hydrolase, translated as MDDLLTDYRPRLQRFLRASDFARSGAVITDLDGTAVHEVEGRVLLSRSVELGLQQVHAAGREVLINTLRFPLSIMRVFGADWRRASGSDMTVVSLKGSLVGRIVASQGGELAFEEVHAFTLTTQEVDEVLQGVRGLVEQGAQDLLVFFYPRRWQEGELIWTPDAQRIAPVQAKYRSASRVLSGGLPALEAALHAQPQCMVFLLIDAPQDRLMAYQHTAQTRFVTRQGVDKRSGALALAAHLRVSLADSIGAGDAETDTFLDEVGFAAIVGNQDVGFKGRVDTVRLPDAPAFGELLLSVAEAVR; from the coding sequence ATGGACGACCTGCTGACCGACTACCGGCCGCGCCTGCAGCGCTTCCTGCGGGCATCCGACTTCGCGCGAAGCGGGGCGGTGATCACCGACCTGGACGGCACCGCGGTGCACGAGGTCGAGGGCCGCGTGCTGCTGTCCCGCAGCGTGGAGCTGGGCCTGCAGCAGGTGCATGCGGCCGGCCGCGAGGTGCTGATCAACACCCTGCGCTTTCCGCTGTCCATCATGCGCGTGTTCGGCGCCGACTGGCGCCGCGCCTCGGGCAGCGACATGACGGTGGTCTCGCTCAAGGGCAGCCTGGTCGGGCGCATCGTGGCCTCGCAGGGCGGCGAGCTCGCCTTCGAGGAAGTGCACGCCTTCACCTTGACCACGCAGGAGGTCGACGAGGTGCTGCAGGGCGTGCGCGGGCTGGTGGAGCAGGGCGCGCAGGACCTGCTGGTGTTCTTCTACCCGCGCCGCTGGCAGGAGGGCGAGCTGATCTGGACCCCGGATGCGCAGCGCATCGCGCCGGTGCAGGCCAAGTACCGCAGCGCCAGCCGCGTGCTCTCGGGCGGCCTGCCGGCGCTGGAGGCCGCGCTGCATGCGCAGCCCCAGTGCATGGTGTTCCTGCTGATCGACGCGCCGCAGGACCGGCTGATGGCCTACCAGCACACCGCCCAGACCCGCTTTGTCACCCGCCAGGGCGTGGACAAGCGCTCGGGCGCGCTGGCGCTGGCCGCCCACCTCCGGGTGTCGCTGGCCGACAGCATAGGCGCGGGCGACGCCGAGACCGACACCTTCCTGGACGAGGTCGGCTTCGCGGCCATCGTGGGCAACCAGGACGTGGGCTTCAAGGGCCGCGTCGACACGGTGCGCCTGCCCGACGCGCCGGCCTTCGGCGAACTGCTGCTGTCCGTGGCCGAGGCGGTGCGCTGA
- a CDS encoding MFS transporter, which translates to MLRPVPHISPAELAAGQRDLVKDLAWASLAGSFSGGVILVAFALALGATPLQIGLLAAIPFIAQAAQLPATLLIERVRQRRRIGVLAVTAARVLILLTAVLPFLTEPSLALQLLIAAQLAIAALNAVGGCAVNSWLHQLIPPRELGSFFSRRLFFGTTLACIGTLAAGTLIDRVPAAASLQPYALVFALAALAGFVSSFYLGRAPEPVMPDAGPEVGLRERFRQPFRDRNFRRLLVFLAAWTIASNLAAPFLTVYLMEQRGYAVATVTSLWVTSQLANALTLYLWGRLSDRFSNKAVLAVALPVHFTCILALVFADAVTDAGWQLGLLYAIHFVMGIATGGIGLATGNLGLKLAPQGQGTAYLAAIGLASAVSGGIAPIAAGALAGAFQAAELSAVVRWATPLSWGEMAVVSFAHWEFLFAISALFGLYVMHALSRIDEGSEVSERQVVQEFALEAWRSLNSLSSVAGALGSLFPFERLTERRKWWRERQPRGAP; encoded by the coding sequence ATGCTGCGCCCCGTTCCCCACATCTCCCCCGCCGAGCTGGCCGCAGGCCAGCGTGACCTGGTGAAGGACCTGGCCTGGGCCAGCCTGGCGGGCTCCTTCTCCGGCGGCGTCATCCTGGTGGCATTCGCGCTGGCGCTGGGCGCCACGCCGCTGCAGATCGGCCTGCTGGCCGCCATCCCCTTCATCGCCCAAGCGGCCCAGCTGCCCGCCACGCTGCTGATCGAGCGGGTGCGCCAGCGGCGCCGGATCGGCGTGCTGGCGGTCACGGCGGCGCGCGTGCTGATCCTGCTGACCGCGGTGCTGCCCTTCCTGACGGAACCCTCGCTGGCGCTGCAGCTGCTGATCGCCGCGCAGCTGGCCATCGCGGCGCTCAACGCGGTGGGCGGCTGCGCCGTCAACTCCTGGCTGCACCAGCTGATCCCGCCGCGCGAGCTGGGCAGCTTCTTCTCGCGCCGGCTGTTCTTCGGCACCACGCTGGCCTGCATCGGCACGCTGGCGGCGGGCACCCTGATCGACCGCGTCCCGGCGGCGGCGTCGCTGCAGCCCTACGCGCTGGTGTTCGCGCTGGCGGCGCTGGCCGGCTTCGTCAGCTCGTTCTACCTGGGCCGGGCGCCCGAGCCGGTGATGCCCGACGCCGGGCCGGAGGTCGGGCTGCGCGAGCGCTTCCGGCAGCCGTTCCGCGACCGCAACTTCCGCCGGCTGCTGGTCTTCCTGGCGGCCTGGACCATCGCCTCCAACCTGGCGGCGCCCTTCCTGACCGTCTACCTGATGGAGCAGCGCGGCTACGCCGTGGCCACCGTCACCAGCCTGTGGGTGACCAGCCAGCTGGCCAACGCCCTGACCCTGTACCTGTGGGGGCGGCTGTCCGACCGGTTCTCCAACAAGGCGGTGCTGGCGGTGGCCCTGCCGGTGCACTTCACCTGCATCCTCGCCCTGGTGTTCGCCGATGCCGTGACCGACGCCGGCTGGCAGCTGGGGCTGCTGTACGCCATCCATTTCGTGATGGGCATTGCCACCGGCGGCATCGGCCTGGCCACCGGCAACCTGGGCCTGAAGCTGGCGCCGCAGGGCCAGGGCACGGCCTACCTGGCCGCCATCGGCCTGGCCTCGGCGGTGTCCGGCGGCATCGCGCCCATTGCCGCGGGCGCCCTGGCCGGCGCGTTCCAGGCCGCCGAGCTGTCGGCGGTGGTGCGCTGGGCCACTCCCCTCAGCTGGGGCGAGATGGCGGTGGTCAGCTTCGCGCACTGGGAGTTCCTGTTCGCCATCTCGGCCCTGTTCGGCCTGTACGTGATGCACGCGCTGTCGCGCATCGACGAAGGCAGCGAGGTCAGCGAGCGCCAGGTGGTGCAGGAGTTCGCGCTGGAGGCCTGGCGCTCGCTCAACAGCCTGTCGTCGGTGGCCGGGGCGCTGGGCAGCCTGTTCCCGTTCGAGCGGCTGACCGAGCGGCGCAAGTGGTGGCGCGAGCGGCAGCCGCGCGGTGCGCCGTGA
- a CDS encoding multicopper oxidase family protein: MQMPPTFLFNRRRWLAATVPPAVWLATGCAQRSATAAVREYTLVAAPVAVPVRGAAQPPVAAWGYAGGVPGPLIRARQGERLRVVVENRLPQETTVHWHGLRVPNAMDGVPHLTQPPIPPGGRFTYEFELPDAGTYWYHSHLRSSEQMERGLYGALVVDEAQPPPVDRDLTWVLDDWRLGEGGQVSESFGSRHDIAHAGRIGNAITLNGRPPQDLLLRPGERVRLRLVNAANARIFSLGFDGPAPWVVALDGQPVAPHAPPGGRVRLAPGMRCDLVLDAGQQAGQRHAVFDDFYPRGAFDLLQRVVEGQPLRAQPLTPPAALPGNPLAEPDLGAAQTHEVVFQGGMMGSLHRALLDGQPLPMMGLLRQGKAWAVNGVVSGGHGEGGAHGRHEAPIVTLRRGRSYVLALHNDTRWHHPIHLHGHSFRVLRRNGRETAHREWRDTVLLDPGERADIAFVADNPGDWMLHCHVLEHQEGGMMGVFRVA; the protein is encoded by the coding sequence ATGCAGATGCCCCCGACCTTCCTGTTCAACCGCCGCCGCTGGCTGGCCGCCACCGTGCCGCCGGCGGTATGGCTGGCGACCGGCTGCGCGCAACGTTCCGCGACGGCCGCGGTGCGCGAGTACACGCTGGTGGCCGCGCCCGTCGCAGTGCCGGTGCGCGGCGCCGCCCAGCCGCCGGTCGCGGCCTGGGGCTACGCCGGGGGCGTGCCCGGCCCGCTGATCCGCGCGCGCCAGGGCGAGCGGCTGCGCGTCGTGGTGGAGAACCGGCTGCCACAGGAGACCACCGTGCACTGGCACGGCCTGCGGGTGCCCAACGCCATGGACGGCGTGCCCCATCTCACCCAGCCGCCGATCCCGCCGGGCGGGCGCTTCACCTACGAATTCGAGCTGCCGGACGCGGGCACCTACTGGTACCACTCGCACCTGCGCAGCAGCGAGCAGATGGAGCGCGGCCTGTACGGCGCGCTGGTGGTGGACGAGGCCCAGCCGCCGCCGGTGGACCGCGACCTCACCTGGGTGCTGGACGACTGGCGGCTGGGCGAGGGAGGCCAGGTCAGCGAGAGCTTCGGCAGCCGGCACGACATCGCGCACGCGGGACGCATCGGCAACGCGATCACGCTCAACGGCCGGCCGCCGCAGGACCTGCTGCTGCGCCCCGGCGAGCGCGTGCGGCTGCGCCTGGTCAACGCGGCCAATGCGCGCATCTTCTCGCTGGGCTTCGACGGCCCGGCACCCTGGGTGGTGGCGCTGGACGGCCAGCCGGTGGCCCCGCACGCGCCGCCCGGCGGCCGGGTGCGCCTGGCCCCCGGCATGCGCTGCGACCTGGTGCTGGATGCCGGGCAGCAGGCCGGCCAACGCCATGCCGTGTTCGACGACTTCTACCCGCGCGGCGCCTTCGACCTGCTGCAGCGGGTGGTGGAGGGCCAGCCCCTGCGTGCGCAGCCGCTGACGCCGCCGGCGGCGCTGCCGGGCAACCCGCTGGCCGAGCCCGACCTGGGGGCGGCGCAGACGCACGAGGTGGTGTTCCAGGGCGGCATGATGGGCAGCCTGCACCGCGCCCTGCTCGACGGCCAGCCCCTGCCCATGATGGGCCTGCTGCGCCAGGGCAAGGCCTGGGCGGTCAACGGCGTGGTCTCCGGCGGCCATGGCGAGGGCGGGGCGCACGGCCGGCACGAGGCGCCCATCGTCACGCTGCGCCGCGGCCGCAGCTACGTGCTGGCGCTGCACAACGACACCCGCTGGCACCATCCCATCCACCTGCACGGCCACAGTTTCCGCGTCCTGCGCCGCAACGGCCGCGAGACCGCGCACCGCGAGTGGCGCGACACGGTGCTGCTCGATCCCGGCGAGCGGGCCGACATCGCCTTCGTGGCCGACAACCCCGGCGACTGGATGCTGCATTGCCACGTGCTGGAGCACCAGGAAGGCGGGATGATGGGCGTGTTCCGCGTCGCCTGA